The genome window GAAGGTACTTGCCGTGGTTGAGCCCGTTGATCTGCCGGATCAGGTCCACGGCATGCGCATGGCCATCGCGTTCCGGCGTGAAGTGCGCCTCGTTCTTGATGGCATCGCCACGCAACGCCAGCACGTTGTCGATGCCCAGGAAGTTGAGCTCGATCAGCGCGTCCTCGGTCTCTTCCTGGCTGAAGCCGCCGCAGATCAGGTGCGGCACCGTGTCGATGCCGTACTTGGCCTTGAGCATGGCGCAGATGCCCACCGTGCCCGGCCGTTTCCGCAGGCGCACGCGCTGGGTAAGTCCATTGCCCTTCTCTTTATAGATCACCTCCTCCCGGTGATAGGTCACGTTGATGAAGCTCGGGCCGAATTCGATCAGCGGATCGATGCCCTCGTAAATGGACCGGATGTCCCTCCCTTTCAACGGAGGGAGGATCTCGAAGCTGAAGAGGGTGCGGTCGGCCTTGCGCAAGTGGTCGATGACCTTCATCCGATGGGCGTTTTCAAAGGGCGGCTAAAGTAGGAAGGCCCTTCACGGTGGAAGGGCCCTCCATTGTTCAAAGCCTCGAGCCCTCAGCGCAGAACGGTGATGTGACCGGTGCGCTCGGACTTATCGCTCAAGGTGAGCACATAGAAATAGGTGCCGTCAGGCACATCGTCGCCTTTCCAAGTGTTCTTGTAATTGGTAGCGGAGTACACCTTGTTGCCCCAGCGGCCGTAGATCGTCAGCTCGTTCCCCCAGTACTCGATGTTGTCGATCACGAAGTAATCGTTGGCGCGATCGCCGTTGGGGGTGATCACATTGGGGATGGTAATGTCCGGCGGGAAGATCACGAAGATGTTCGTCACCGAGTGCGAGCAGCCATCGGCCGTGGTCACGGTGAGCGTGACCGCGTATTGCCCGGGGTTCTCGAATGTCCATGAGGGATTCTGGGCCGTGCTGCCAGCGCCCTGGTCATCGAAGTCCCACGACCAGGAAGTGATGGTGCCGCCCGCGATGGTGGAGAGGTCAGTGAAGTCAACCGTAGTGCTCATGGGCTGCGGCGATTGAGGGCTGGTGCCGAAATCAGCTACCGGATTGTTGGCCACGAGCACTTGATAGGGCGCCGAGACTCCGGAGCACCCTTGCGCGGTGGTAACGGTCACTGTGTAGGTACCGGTCCCCACGGTGATGGTGGGCGTGGTGGCTTGATTGCTCCATGCATAGGTGGCATAGGGCTCAGTGGTGGAGAGCGTAGCGTTCGCTCCACCGCAGCTGAACGGCGGGCCCGTGATAACCGGAGAGGGTGCAGGGGCTTCCGTAACGGTAAGCGGATCCGAAGTGAGCGGGCAATTGCCGTAGGCCACGGTCACGGTGTAAGTCCCGGCGCCCACCTGCACATTGGAACCGAAAAGGCTGC of Flavobacteriales bacterium contains these proteins:
- the metF gene encoding methylenetetrahydrofolate reductase [NAD(P)H], translating into MKVIDHLRKADRTLFSFEILPPLKGRDIRSIYEGIDPLIEFGPSFINVTYHREEVIYKEKGNGLTQRVRLRKRPGTVGICAMLKAKYGIDTVPHLICGGFSQEETEDALIELNFLGIDNVLALRGDAIKNEAHFTPERDGHAHAVDLIRQINGLNHGKYLHEEEQEAAPTDLCVGAACYPEKHPEALNLNVDVAYLKQKVDAGAEYLVTQMFFDNAKYFHFVDLCREAGIMVPIIPGLKPLTTLKHIAFLPKTFRVDLPDAFANELVKCRSDLEVKRLGIEWCIAQAKELRERNAPCLHFYTMGRSEAVRAVVSAVM